ccaccatgtgggtccagggatcaaactcagggcatgAGTCAgcaactttacccactgagccatcccaaaAGCTGTTGTTTAGacttttagatttttaattttaatttttttttttgagacagttttctgtgtagccctggctgtcctcaaagtcacagagatctgcctgcctctgtctcccaagtgctgggtttaaaggcgtgtgccatcatgcccagccttgTTTGAATTTTTTAGTGCCTTACtttcaatttatttgtttttttatttaagtattGCATGGTATTTCAGTGTGGCAGAATACTTCCGGTGATATCAAACCACTCAATGTTCCAAGAATGACGGTGTTTTAGAGCCTGGAAATTCCACCCAGACTACTGTAGGATATTTGTAATgattttatgataaaaaaaaaaaatctgtatttaatgcagggggatggagctcagtgggaGAATGCCTGTCTACAATGCATAAAGCAAAAGCAATCTATACTTAACCATTATTCTGGGGGCCCGAGAGATGGCTCGaattaagagcaccaactgctcttccagaggacccgggttcaattcccaggacccacatggcagctcacaactgtctgtaagctCAGTACCAGAAACTCCAACACCCTcccacagacatgtatgcaggcaaaatgccaatgcacataaaataacaataataaaaaccattATTCCACTGGGGGTGGAGATATACACCTGTAAGCACAGTATTTGGCATACTAAGGCAGAagggttgtgagtttgagggaAGTTTGGACTAAATAGTGAGACCttttcacaaaaaaacaaacaaaacccaaaaaacaaaaacaaacaaaaaaatccataaaCAATCCATGAATCAAACTGATCTCTTCTTGTAGTCCTATAAAGATTTCAAGTTCAATAAGAAATcatttatctttgttttaaaaacaattgttggggctggagagatggctcagaggttaagagcactgactactcttccagaggacctgagttcaattcccagcaaccgcatggtggctcataatcatctataatgagacctggtgccctcttctggcctgcagggatacacaaagacaaaacactgtatatgtaataaataataaatctgaaaaaacaACAATTGTTAAGTCCTACTTTTGTGTACTTGCTGCCTTTCCTTTCCCGTTCTTTTGGTTTTAATTACACTGGAGGGGAGGGGCATGTGCATTTGggcagtggaggtcagaggccaacttgcaggagtgggttctctctccccaccacgtgggttccagggactgatcTCAGGTCACCACTCTGGCAGCGTGTACTTTTACCCACGAGgccatccccccagcccagccttttctctctctttcctttcccggTGGTGTTAGAATACCAGAGCCCACACGTCACAGGCATGTGCTCCACCTCTGATAGACCCCCAATCTTGACCTTCCCTGATGCTTCCATGGGTATCAGGATGAATTGGCTGAGAGAGCCTCTCTTATCCCACCTTTAAAGGACCaaatgagccgggcgttggtggcgcacgcctttaatcccagcactcgggaggcagagccaggcggatctctgtgagttcgaggccagcctgggctaccaagtgagctccaggaaaggcgcaaagctacacagagaaaccctgtctcgaaaaacaaaaaacaaaaaaaaactaaaaaaaaaaacaaaaaaaaaaaacaaaaaaaaaaaggaccaaatGATGGACCTTCCCAGAGGCACTTTCATTTCAAGTGCTTGGGAATCACTGTTTTACTGGAAACTATAAAACTGAGCCTTGCATGAATACATCACTAGGGTCTGACTACCTCCTTCAAAGTAAAAACAATTCCCTCTCAGTACTACCAGGAAAGTTCAAAATGCTTTCTGAAGGCTGCAGGGAAGGGCTGCTCTTGGAGAGCGCCCACACAGTGGGTCAGGACTGTCTGCatctccagtctcaggggatccactgccctcttctggcctccctggcccCAGGCACACAGGTGGAACACAGCCGTAAGTGCAGACGAAACtcccataaataaacaaacctcaaaaagaaaaagagccaggaGTAGTAGCTCCCCTCTGTCACCCCGACACTTGGAGGCAGGGGCGGGGGTTTGCAGGCAGCCTGCAGACATCATGAGACCCCGGCTCAAAGACAAACTAAAGCAAACCAAACAACGGAGAAGGGGCAGCGCAGTGAGATGGTTTGGGCGTGAAGATTCTGACTGCCGAGCCTGCATATGACCTCATCCTGTGGAACCCATGCAGTGGTGGGAGGGAACTACTTCCCCCAAgacgtcttctgacctccacacatgcactatgGTACACATCTGTCCATACGaatacacacactacataaataaTATCAAACAAGCTTTGAAAACAGAGGAAGGTATAATGTACCTAGCGGAGAAAGAAGTGACGGAAACCTCTCCGATTCCTTTCACTGCGGACACGACTTTGTCCAGGTCTTGGGTGTGGTTCACACTGACTTCTACTCGGTGGGCCCCCTCTGTGGGATAGTTAGGAGCTTTGGAGGGGTGGATGGGCCTGGCAGTGCAAGTTCCTGAGGAAAAAGTTGTGGGGACATCAAGGCTTTTGTAGTGCTTTAGAACTAAAGAGATAAACTATTCTAAGTAAAATCTATACGAAATGTCTCAGCATCCACTTTCCTGTTTATatatgtgaacatacacacataaccaTTAGATGCTCATCACTATATCTAAAAATCTGGtctagacacacaaaataaaatctattttcccAATTATTTTCCAAAGACTCATATTTCAGGAAATCTTGGACAAAAAAGACTgaatcactgatttttttttaaaaaaattatccactgTTTGGTCACTCAAACCACAGTATAGATCACAAATACTTATATGTTGAACACATTTATAATGGCTATTTTATTATCAAGACGTCACAGTCCAAGGCCAAGTGTGgcggtacacacttttaatcccagaactggggagtcagaggcaggtggatctctgtgagtttgaggccagcctggtctacatagtaagctccaggttagccaagactacacagtgagactgtctcaaaaaaaaaaaaagaaaggaaggaaggaagaaagaaaggaaggaaagaaagaaaaacaaaacaaaacaaagaaccaaaccaaacaacaacaaaattgcttGAGCCCACATCGAGTATCGAAATGCTCACGGTACAGGATACAAGCGTTTAGTGAGATCCTGATGCTGTGCTGGGTGTGGTCGACACACTCACTCTAGCCTGGGAGACTGAAGCTGGGGATCCGAAGCTTGAGGCCCTTCTCTAGGTAAGGTgggggcgggcagtggtggctcaccgGGGAAAGGTACTTGTCACATACGCctcaggacccgagttcagttccggaaacccagggtggaaggagagaacccactcctgaagggtgtcctctgacctccacaaatgggCGCTCCCACAGTCACCCCATAATAAAGATACGTAAAGAAGAGCAAAACAGCAAAGCAGACAGAAACCTTGGTGTCTAAGTAACTGACGCAGCAGGCGTATCCCGAAGGTGCTGAGCTTTGGTTCCAGAGCTGTGAGCGCCCGCCCGGGGTGCTGACACTGTCATCTGAATGACAGTCACCTAGCAATGACGCCTCACACTCGCTTATTCATCCCAGCGCTGGTCAGCTTGTCACAAGCCAAggtcatctgggaaaaggaacCGTCAATTGAAAACAATGCCTCCGTCAGACTGCCTGgaggcaagtctatggggcatGTTCTTGATTAAGGGTTGATGTAGGAAGAAGACCCAGGACCCtgagtaggtggtcctgggttctttaagaaagcaggctaagggAGCCAcgaggggcaagccagtaagcggtgTTCCTGTGTGGCCTCCGCTTCAGTTCCTACCCtcacttcccttcatgatgggctgtaagatgaaacaaacccttgCCTTCTCagggtgcttttggtcatggtgtctaccCCAGCTATAAAAGCAAATTAGGACAATCCTCTGCATAGAGTGCAAGCCAGCCTGAGCGGCACCAGACTCGgtagcaaaacaacaaaaaacgttccatggtttgttttgcttatgtTTTGGTGGGATGATGTGTGATGGGATTTAGGCAGTGTCTggctacatagctcaggctggccttaaaccgaAGCTCTCCTGATTCAGCTTCCTGGGTGCTTAAAGAATAAGATTTCGGAGTACAGGCTTCTCCCACGCCAAGCCTAATTtacaatgtttcatttttctttcttaaaagattttgtttagatttatttatttcattatttttatgtgtacaaatgttctgcctgcattatGTGTaggcatcatgtgtgtgtgtccacagaggTTAGAAGGGCATTGGttcccctgggactggggttacCGATGGTGGGGAgcctccatgtggctgctgggaacccaggtcctctgtaagagctacAAAATgttgcttaactgctgagccaattcTTCAGGCCCTATAAATAgttcatttttcaaataaaacttgggctggagagctggttcagtggtgaagagtagtacttgctcttgcaggggacctgggcttgattcccagcgcccacacagAACTTCACAACGGTAAGGGAGGGTGGCCCCCTCGGAGTCGGTACAGGGCATAACTGGACAGGACATTCTCAGCATGGAGGAGCTTTGTTTCCTGGGGGAGGAGCTCTGCAAACAGCAGCaggcacaagcaagcaagcaggtgCTTTTTGCAGAAGTGggttttaaggagaaaaaggtCTGTGCTAGGGTCAGTAGTCAATCCTGATTGGACATGTTggccaaataatgaattttgatggTTGGACCTgggtgttttgtctcaggaatgagtcagtggccaaataagggaatggattTCAGGGGCCAGCTTTAGGAGTGTGATCTAACGGTTTAGCAAGGGAGAAGGACAAAAGGCAAGACCCGTTGGCCCCACGTTCGCCGAGCTCAAGCCCGCTAGAGCCCTTCatcaactgactgtaactccaactcGAGAGGATCccgcactctcttctggccttcatgagccctacacacatgtggtgcactcccatacaagcagacaaaacacttaacggatataaaaataaatacattttcaagaGAAACTTAATTACCACATTTAAGCaacacattattttataaataatgcactgtataaaaaacagaaaaactccaCTTCccctaaaaacaaaactttactAGGAAGACATTCTAAAATTTCGAAGCATCTGTAGAGAAATCATTAACTATGGAAGGATACAATGTTTCTCACCAAGCCCCTTGGCCAACCAGCTGTTGACTCCCTGGGGTGCGGCATCATAGGCCGTGTGGGGGGAGTAGATGGCGACCCTGTTCTCCAGCGCCCGGATCACCAGGCGCTCCTTCCAGGTTTTCCAAGTTACGCGCTTCATGGCCCGGAAGATGGGCGGATGGTAGGAGAGAATGAGGTCGGCCTTCTTTTGCAGAGCCTCCTCCATGACCTCCTCCGTCAAGTCGTTGGTCAGGAAGAGTGTCTTCACAGTATGGGGAGGGCTCGGCTCCACCAGCAACCCCACGTTGTCCCAACTCTCAGCAAAGGAGAGGGATGCAAAGTCGttcaaggaggaaaggagagcctTCAGATCCATGAAGGAGTGAGAAGAACTGCAGATCCAGGACGGGGCAAGCCGGATGCTCGTAGAGACCAGCTGTACAGAGGGCAGCATACAGAAACCAGGTAATCGTGCCGTGGCTGGTCAAAACACAGGAAGTGGTATTTACATACAGTTCAGCTCTGCACTTGGAGGCATCAAGAACATGAGTAAAAAAACTGTCACCAAGACCCAGATTCAAGTAGTGGCCGAGCTAAGTCATttgattttttaactttttttctttttcttttcttttctttttttttttttttttttttttgagacagagttcctctgtgtaacagtcctagctgtccctaaaatcactttgtaaaccaggctggcctcgaactcaccgagattcaccggcttctgcttcccaagtgctgagatttaaaggcattcaccaccaccaccaccagccggcttttgtttttttgagacagcgtttctccatgtagccctggctgtcctggaactcgctctgtagaccaggctggaatcaaactcacagagatccaactgtctctacttcccgagtgctgggattaaaggcgtgcaccaccaccacggcccggcttaACCTTTCCCCTCATGTACAAAATGGAGACATGACAACCCACCTCACAGCCATCTAAAGAAACAAAGGCCTGAGTCTATCACCTGGCAAAGTCTGATAAAATACAAGTGCTCATCACCTCTTAcaccctccccactctccccaccACCACTTCACGCTCACACCCTGTATTTCTGTGCTGCGCTcacatccacagacacacacaagggtccggtccccagcaccacagaaactgggtatggtggcacatgtctgtaaccccagcagctGGGGAGCAGAAACCGGGGATctgaggttcaaggtcatctgcagCTATCcggtgagttcacggccagcctggttaCATCCAGACCCTTTCACgaatgttatttaaaatgtaacataTTGAGTGCAAATGTAACATATTGAGTGCGTGAGCAAGAACTGAGGCAAACAGGTCACCACAAATGAGCACAGTCAAGGAAAGAAGAGGCCAGAGCTGCTGCCCCTGAATGAGCACTACCTGctccaggaaggagaagaaaagcgTAGGCATTTACCCACATACTCTGTGGCCCTTCAACTGGAGGATGGGAGGGCGTGTcacaaaacaattcaaaatagaCGACAAGTACATAGATATATTTACCATGTGATGGGTAATGAGTGATCTGGAAGTTAACAGTAGCTTTGAATAAAAGAAACGTGTTTGCCACAACCAGCTATCCAGGAAATTGGGAATATTTGGCCAGTTGTTACCAACAAAGCTGAC
The window above is part of the Peromyscus maniculatus bairdii isolate BWxNUB_F1_BW_parent chromosome 13, HU_Pman_BW_mat_3.1, whole genome shotgun sequence genome. Proteins encoded here:
- the Nif3l1 gene encoding NIF3-like protein 1, translating into MLPSVQLVSTSIRLAPSWICSSSHSFMDLKALLSSLNDFASLSFAESWDNVGLLVEPSPPHTVKTLFLTNDLTEEVMEEALQKKADLILSYHPPIFRAMKRVTWKTWKERLVIRALENRVAIYSPHTAYDAAPQGVNSWLAKGLGTCTARPIHPSKAPNYPTEGAHRVEVSVNHTQDLDKVVSAVKGIGEVSVTSFSARCDDEEHTRISLNCTQKALMQVLAFLSQNRQLYQKTEILSLEKPLLLNTGMGRLCTLDEPVSLATMIERIKGHLKLAHLRLALGVGKTLESPVRVVALCAGSGSRVLQGVEADLYLTGEMSHHDVLDAASKGINVILCEHSNTERGFLSDLQEMLGVHLENKINIILSETDRDPLRVV